A genomic window from Salvia miltiorrhiza cultivar Shanhuang (shh) chromosome 5, IMPLAD_Smil_shh, whole genome shotgun sequence includes:
- the LOC130986326 gene encoding small polypeptide DEVIL 4-like — protein MKMSSSSKRRISSRGIAGVLREQRARLYIIRRCVVMLLCYHD, from the coding sequence atgaagatgagcagcagcagcaagagAAGAATTTCGAGCAGAGGAATTGCAGGAGTGTTGAGAGAGCAAAGGGCTCGCCTCTACATCATCCGACGATGCGTCGTCATGCTTCTTTGCTATCATGATTAG